The Hymenobacter sp. GOD-10R genome includes a window with the following:
- a CDS encoding cupin domain-containing protein, with amino-acid sequence MKRTIFNPIQQDTLTFVQTAAETAGQLSELGITMLPGGGNALHYHTTYTETFTAITGTLGLELEKKRKLLLTPGESYVIKLGEVHRFFNPGDTPITFRNVVLLGHEGFENTLRILYGLAADGLYNEKGLPKSIMHLAVCAIMSDTRLPGLGNLLTPVFRLLASFARWQGIEAQLLDRYCR; translated from the coding sequence ATGAAGCGTACTATTTTCAATCCCATTCAGCAAGACACGCTCACCTTTGTACAGACAGCGGCCGAGACGGCCGGGCAACTAAGCGAACTGGGAATTACCATGCTGCCTGGCGGCGGCAACGCGTTGCACTACCACACCACCTACACCGAAACCTTTACCGCCATAACTGGAACACTGGGACTTGAACTCGAAAAGAAGCGCAAGCTCCTGTTAACTCCCGGCGAATCCTACGTCATCAAGCTCGGGGAGGTGCATCGTTTTTTCAACCCCGGCGACACTCCCATCACCTTCCGCAACGTCGTGCTGCTAGGGCACGAAGGATTCGAAAACACGTTACGAATACTCTATGGCCTAGCAGCCGACGGTCTCTACAACGAGAAGGGTCTACCGAAAAGTATCATGCACCTAGCCGTGTGCGCTATCATGAGCGATACGCGCCTGCCAGGATTAGGCAATCTACTCACGCCCGTATTCCGGCTGTTAGCCTCTTTCGCCCGTTGGCAGGGCATCGAAGCACAGTTGCTGGATCGATATTGCCGCTGA
- a CDS encoding glycoside hydrolase family 95 protein, producing the protein MKLWYTKPAANWNEALPIGNGRLAAMVFGQPGRERLQLNEETVWAGEPGNNVVPSVYEGIQGIRKLLFEGKYKEAQDLSNQTFPRKVAPNNNYGMPYQTVGNLLLTFPGHEAATNYYRDLDIQQAVTKVIYQVQGVTYTREMFASLPDQVIVVRLTASKPGSITCQIGMNSPQLNYGVKTEPSKLVLAGVSGGNDNKVGKVKFQAHIVPKVEGGTVTSTDSTLQITGANAATVYISMGTNFKSYKDLSGDEAIKAASYLPTALAHAYPAAKAAHVASYRRYFDRVSLSLGSSDAVNKPTDARLADFAKGNDPALAAMYFQYGRYLLICSSQPGTQAANLQGKWNDKLAPPWDSKYTVNINTEMNYWPAEVTNLSELHQPLFAMLKDLAETGKESASVVYHARGWNMHHNTDLWRITGNVDGGFYGMWPMGGAWLTQHIWQHYLYTGDQAFLREYYPVLKGAALFYVDALQEEPSHKWLVMAPSMSPENTYEPSVGITAGTTMDNQLVFDVFSNALRAAAVLNTDKPFADTLQNMIKRLPPMQIGQYGQLQEWLQDWDDPKSTHRHISHLYGLFPSGQISPYRTPELFEAARVTLAQRGDVSTGWSMGWKVNFWARMLDGNHAYKLLTNQLRLLSGDLVKVSEATGGGTYPNLLDAHPPFQIDGNFGCTSGLTELFVQSYDGAIDILPALPDAWPTGEVKGLVARGGYVVDLAWDKGKVTRLQITSKLGGNCRLRLHSPLKASSKARLTVAQGDNPNPFYQLVVPVQAPLISAKASPQKPQLPTSTLYDMATQAGQTYELTNK; encoded by the coding sequence TTGAAGCTGTGGTATACCAAACCCGCCGCGAACTGGAACGAAGCCCTGCCTATCGGCAACGGCCGCTTGGCCGCTATGGTCTTTGGGCAGCCCGGCCGGGAGCGGCTGCAACTCAACGAGGAAACCGTGTGGGCCGGCGAGCCGGGCAATAACGTGGTGCCGAGCGTGTACGAAGGCATTCAAGGCATTCGCAAGCTGCTCTTTGAGGGGAAGTACAAGGAAGCCCAAGACCTGTCGAACCAGACCTTTCCGCGGAAAGTAGCGCCCAATAACAACTACGGCATGCCCTACCAAACGGTGGGCAACCTGCTGCTGACTTTCCCCGGCCACGAAGCCGCTACCAACTACTACCGCGACCTAGATATTCAACAAGCGGTAACCAAGGTAATCTATCAAGTGCAAGGCGTGACCTACACCCGCGAGATGTTCGCCTCGCTACCCGACCAGGTCATCGTGGTGCGCTTGACAGCTAGCAAGCCAGGTAGTATCACCTGCCAGATCGGCATGAACAGCCCGCAGCTTAACTATGGTGTGAAGACGGAGCCCTCGAAGCTGGTGCTAGCGGGCGTCAGCGGCGGCAATGACAACAAGGTCGGCAAGGTCAAGTTTCAGGCGCACATCGTGCCGAAAGTGGAAGGCGGCACCGTAACCTCGACCGACAGCACCCTGCAAATAACCGGTGCCAACGCGGCAACGGTCTACATTTCGATGGGCACGAACTTCAAGAGCTACAAAGACCTGAGCGGCGACGAGGCCATCAAAGCGGCTTCGTACCTGCCGACGGCCCTAGCTCATGCGTACCCAGCCGCCAAAGCCGCCCACGTAGCTAGCTACCGGCGCTACTTCGACCGGGTGAGCCTCAGCCTAGGCAGCTCCGATGCAGTGAATAAGCCTACCGATGCGCGCCTCGCGGATTTTGCCAAAGGAAACGATCCGGCCCTGGCTGCCATGTACTTCCAATACGGGCGCTACTTGCTGATTTGCAGCTCCCAACCCGGTACCCAAGCCGCCAACTTACAGGGCAAGTGGAACGACAAGCTAGCTCCGCCCTGGGACAGCAAGTACACGGTAAACATCAACACCGAAATGAACTACTGGCCGGCCGAGGTGACGAATCTGTCGGAGCTGCACCAGCCGCTGTTCGCCATGCTCAAGGACCTAGCGGAGACGGGCAAAGAAAGTGCCTCGGTCGTCTACCACGCGCGCGGCTGGAACATGCACCATAACACCGACTTGTGGCGCATCACCGGCAACGTCGATGGTGGCTTCTACGGCATGTGGCCCATGGGCGGCGCGTGGCTCACCCAGCATATCTGGCAGCATTACTTGTACACCGGCGACCAAGCTTTTCTGCGGGAGTACTACCCCGTGCTGAAAGGGGCGGCCCTGTTTTATGTGGATGCCTTGCAGGAAGAACCTAGCCATAAGTGGCTGGTGATGGCGCCTTCGATGTCGCCGGAGAATACCTACGAGCCGAGCGTGGGCATCACGGCGGGTACGACTATGGACAACCAGCTGGTGTTTGATGTATTCTCCAATGCCCTGCGCGCTGCGGCTGTCCTGAACACGGACAAGCCTTTTGCTGATACGCTCCAAAACATGATCAAACGCCTGCCGCCCATGCAGATTGGTCAGTACGGGCAGCTGCAGGAGTGGCTGCAAGACTGGGACGACCCCAAGAGCACGCACCGGCACATCTCACACCTATACGGCCTGTTTCCAAGCGGACAGATTTCGCCCTACCGCACGCCGGAGCTGTTTGAAGCGGCCCGCGTGACGCTCGCCCAGCGCGGCGACGTATCCACGGGTTGGTCGATGGGGTGGAAGGTGAACTTCTGGGCCCGTATGCTCGACGGCAACCACGCCTACAAGCTGCTCACCAATCAATTGCGTCTGCTCTCGGGCGACCTGGTAAAGGTGAGCGAAGCCACTGGCGGCGGTACCTACCCGAACCTCTTGGACGCGCACCCACCGTTTCAGATCGACGGCAACTTTGGCTGCACTTCGGGCCTAACGGAGCTATTCGTGCAGAGCTACGACGGCGCTATCGACATTTTACCCGCGCTGCCGGATGCTTGGCCTACGGGCGAAGTGAAAGGCCTGGTGGCGCGTGGTGGCTACGTGGTGGACCTAGCCTGGGACAAGGGCAAGGTCACGCGCCTACAGATTACCTCTAAGCTAGGTGGCAACTGCCGCCTGCGCCTGCACTCGCCCCTGAAAGCCAGCAGTAAAGCCAGGCTGACCGTGGCGCAGGGCGACAATCCCAATCCCTTTTACCAACTGGTAGTGCCCGTGCAAGCACCGCTTATTTCAGCTAAAGCCAGCCCTCAAAAGCCTCAACTCCCGACTTCAACGCTCTACGATATGGCTACCCAAGCCGGACAGACCTATGAACTGACCAACAAGTAA
- a CDS encoding RagB/SusD family nutrient uptake outer membrane protein, whose amino-acid sequence MKAFFTKKGVLTLSLLALFSCDKTLEEYNPSGLTADTVYTTPEGFETLVNAAYSYQRWWYGKEEAHNIAEMGTDIWTSASGDTDRGLSQYLNLQGTNTYLATEWRELYAAVNLCNGGLGRIDKAGLSATLRPIREGELRFLRAFYYWHIVETWGGVHFTTEETSGVVSTANRTPESTFYDLIISDLQTAVNQLPATQPQYGKVTKGAAQAFLARIYLTRGMNQEALAMAKAVLANTAYKLEPNYADLWKMSNLKTKEAVYVVDYSANLALDDLANTTFNPYGHSRGGNNTHLLYIMKYDDRPGMVRDIPNGRPFNRYMPTRFLLDLYSTNDARYEGSFNEVWYANSTTRPAGMALGDTAVYCTRREVPDAYEATRKYQTVDRSKIYNANGTVKDGLRYPSLTKFMDPTRPSLNEAQSARDVFVIRLAEVYLIAAEAQMKLGNTQSAADYVNVLRTRAAKPGRAAAMQVNASQMTLDFMLDERARELAGEQLRWFDLKRTGKLVDRIKLYSPDNAVNIQSYHLLRPIPQTQLDAVTNKSEFTQNSGYQ is encoded by the coding sequence ATGAAAGCTTTTTTCACCAAGAAGGGGGTGCTAACCCTCTCATTACTCGCGCTGTTTTCGTGCGATAAAACGCTCGAGGAATATAACCCAAGCGGGCTGACCGCCGACACCGTGTATACCACGCCCGAGGGCTTTGAAACCTTGGTCAATGCGGCGTATTCGTACCAGCGCTGGTGGTACGGCAAAGAGGAAGCCCACAACATTGCCGAAATGGGCACCGACATCTGGACCAGTGCCTCCGGCGACACCGACCGGGGTCTGAGCCAATACCTCAATCTGCAAGGCACCAATACGTACCTAGCTACCGAATGGCGCGAGCTATACGCGGCCGTAAACTTGTGCAACGGCGGCCTAGGTCGCATCGACAAAGCCGGTCTCTCGGCCACGTTGCGGCCCATTCGGGAGGGCGAGTTGCGGTTTCTGCGCGCCTTCTACTACTGGCACATCGTGGAAACCTGGGGCGGCGTGCACTTCACCACCGAGGAAACCAGCGGCGTCGTGTCGACCGCCAACCGCACGCCCGAAAGTACGTTTTACGACTTGATTATCTCGGACTTGCAAACGGCCGTTAACCAGCTGCCCGCCACCCAGCCGCAGTATGGCAAAGTGACCAAAGGCGCCGCGCAGGCCTTTCTGGCGCGCATCTACCTAACACGGGGCATGAACCAGGAAGCCCTAGCTATGGCTAAGGCGGTGCTCGCCAACACAGCCTACAAGCTGGAGCCTAACTACGCCGACCTGTGGAAGATGAGCAATCTGAAAACCAAAGAGGCCGTGTACGTGGTCGATTACTCGGCCAATCTAGCCCTCGACGACCTCGCCAACACCACGTTCAACCCCTACGGGCACAGCCGGGGCGGCAACAATACCCACCTGCTGTACATCATGAAGTACGATGACCGGCCCGGCATGGTGCGCGACATTCCGAACGGGCGACCCTTCAACCGCTACATGCCCACCCGCTTCCTGCTCGATTTGTACAGCACCAACGATGCTCGCTACGAAGGTTCCTTCAACGAGGTGTGGTATGCCAACTCCACCACCCGGCCAGCTGGCATGGCCCTGGGCGATACGGCCGTGTACTGCACCCGCCGGGAAGTTCCGGATGCGTATGAGGCCACCCGCAAGTACCAGACGGTGGACCGCAGCAAGATTTACAATGCCAACGGCACGGTGAAAGATGGCCTGCGCTATCCTAGCCTCACAAAGTTTATGGACCCCACCCGGCCCAGCTTAAACGAAGCGCAAAGTGCCCGCGACGTGTTCGTCATCCGACTGGCCGAAGTGTACCTGATTGCCGCCGAAGCGCAGATGAAGCTAGGTAATACGCAATCCGCCGCCGACTACGTGAACGTGCTGCGCACCCGCGCCGCCAAACCCGGCCGCGCCGCCGCCATGCAGGTGAACGCCTCGCAAATGACCCTGGATTTCATGTTGGATGAGCGCGCCCGTGAGTTGGCCGGTGAGCAGCTCCGCTGGTTCGACCTAAAGCGCACTGGCAAACTAGTGGACCGCATCAAACTCTATTCGCCGGATAATGCGGTAAATATTCAATCCTATCACTTGCTGCGGCCCATTCCGCAAACGCAGCTAGATGCCGTAACCAACAAAAGCGAGTTTACTCAAAACTCTGGTTATCAGTAG
- a CDS encoding TonB-dependent receptor: MRLTPARPTGAWRNLACASVLPLFLVATCPATSLARGNHEATRKSTAEEAAQPLADRVITGFVTDEKNEPLPGVTVVVKGTTQGSTTDVAGKFQVTVPETGEVVLSFSYIGYKSQEVVVGNRKTITLALAPSTNAVDEVVVIGYGAVRKKDLTGAVSQLKGEELKEIPAANVLEAAQGKIAGADITRSSGQTGAAVNINIRGNRSIGGNNSPLIIVDGIQYNSLQDINANDIETMDVLKDASSTAIYGSRGSNGVILITTKKGKSSKPEISFNTYAGVSQVTMYPKAMDLYGYRDLKREAWRAAGVWKSPTDDPAIFTNGAEYQALQDGVWTDYQDKLIHHGLQQDYQVGVRAGTDRLKGYVSVDYFNEKGILKMDELKRYTGRLNVDFIATDWLKVGLQSQLTYYDQGVRRDPLNQANKISPLGSLYDANGNFNFIMLDGQTASPLSDEQPNVFKGQVLTTRTLTNGYVELTPVKGLMIRSTLGVNLSSARDGAYMSPKSIDRSLSGKSLATYNTSNSRGINWENVATYQREFGQHAFTVTGIASYLGNRADSAAASGVNQLLPSQLFYSLGSATEEIKIRSAYSQNNLVSFAGRLNYAFRDRYLLTVTARKDGSSKLAVGNKWTFFPSAALAWRIVDEPFMQGIKGLTDLKLRTSYGVAGNDPSGPYATQTTLTRIAFGYDEVSYPAYTFSRSVGNPDLGWELSYTKDIGLDVGIFNGRLAGSIDYYDTRTRDLLLNRGLPPTTGVTTVKQNIGRTRNRGLEVSLTSTNIKAKDLTWTSTLTFTRNKEEITELVTNGNDVGNGWFIGQPIRVYYDYEKLGIWQTNEADQAAKIQPTQVPGEIKVKDQNGDGKIDAINDRIILGNPRPKWSGGLDNTLRYKGFDLNFFIYARIGQMINSDRSARFDYQGIGNSTAGLDYWTPENPTNAYPRPNKNGGGKYLSTLAYQNGSFGRIRNVTLGYNFSKTLLPKAISGVRVYVTGKNLYTFTKLNYDPERGGGESFPMTKLYVVGLNATF, translated from the coding sequence ATGAGGCTAACGCCCGCTCGCCCCACGGGAGCTTGGCGAAACCTCGCTTGCGCATCAGTGCTTCCGCTGTTTCTGGTGGCCACTTGCCCGGCGACCTCACTAGCACGTGGTAACCACGAAGCAACCAGAAAATCGACAGCAGAAGAGGCTGCCCAGCCGTTGGCCGACCGGGTAATAACCGGGTTTGTGACCGACGAGAAAAATGAGCCGTTGCCTGGCGTGACCGTCGTGGTAAAAGGCACCACGCAGGGCTCGACAACGGACGTCGCCGGCAAGTTCCAGGTGACGGTGCCCGAAACCGGTGAGGTGGTACTCTCTTTCTCCTACATTGGGTACAAAAGCCAGGAAGTAGTCGTCGGTAATCGAAAAACGATTACGCTAGCCCTAGCTCCCTCCACCAATGCCGTCGACGAGGTCGTGGTAATCGGCTACGGGGCCGTGCGCAAGAAGGACCTGACCGGGGCAGTATCCCAGCTCAAGGGCGAGGAGCTGAAGGAAATTCCGGCTGCCAACGTGCTAGAAGCCGCCCAGGGCAAAATTGCGGGGGCTGATATTACCCGCAGCAGCGGCCAGACGGGGGCAGCCGTTAACATTAACATCCGCGGCAACCGCTCGATTGGGGGCAATAACTCGCCGCTGATTATTGTGGATGGCATTCAGTACAACAGCCTGCAAGACATCAACGCCAACGACATCGAGACGATGGACGTGCTGAAAGATGCCTCGTCGACTGCCATTTATGGCTCGCGCGGTTCGAACGGCGTCATTCTGATTACCACCAAAAAGGGCAAGTCGAGCAAGCCGGAAATCTCCTTTAACACCTACGCGGGCGTTTCGCAGGTCACGATGTACCCGAAGGCCATGGACCTTTACGGCTACCGCGACCTGAAGCGCGAGGCCTGGCGCGCCGCCGGCGTGTGGAAGAGCCCAACCGACGACCCGGCTATTTTTACCAACGGGGCCGAGTACCAAGCCTTGCAGGACGGGGTGTGGACGGATTATCAGGATAAGCTCATTCACCATGGCTTACAGCAAGACTATCAGGTGGGCGTGCGGGCCGGTACCGACCGCCTAAAGGGGTACGTCTCCGTCGACTACTTCAACGAGAAGGGCATCCTGAAAATGGATGAACTCAAGCGTTACACCGGCCGCCTCAACGTCGACTTCATCGCTACCGACTGGCTGAAGGTGGGCCTGCAAAGCCAGCTGACGTACTACGACCAGGGTGTGCGGCGCGACCCGCTGAACCAGGCTAATAAAATCAGCCCCCTAGGTTCGCTCTACGACGCCAACGGCAACTTTAACTTCATCATGCTGGACGGCCAAACCGCCAGTCCGCTCTCCGACGAACAGCCGAACGTGTTTAAAGGCCAGGTACTGACGACCCGGACGCTGACCAACGGCTACGTGGAGCTGACGCCCGTGAAGGGCCTTATGATTCGCAGCACGCTAGGGGTCAACTTGTCGTCGGCACGCGACGGGGCCTATATGTCGCCCAAGTCGATTGACCGGTCGCTCTCGGGCAAGTCGCTGGCTACCTACAACACCAGCAACAGCCGTGGCATCAACTGGGAGAACGTGGCGACCTATCAGCGGGAGTTTGGCCAGCATGCCTTCACTGTGACGGGTATTGCCAGTTACCTAGGCAATAGGGCAGACAGCGCGGCGGCATCGGGTGTCAATCAGCTGCTGCCTTCGCAGCTCTTCTACTCGCTGGGCAGCGCCACCGAAGAAATCAAGATTAGATCAGCTTATTCGCAGAACAACCTGGTATCATTTGCGGGGCGCCTCAACTACGCTTTCCGCGACCGGTATTTGCTGACGGTGACGGCTCGCAAAGACGGCTCGTCGAAGCTAGCAGTGGGCAACAAATGGACGTTCTTTCCGTCGGCGGCCCTGGCCTGGCGTATTGTGGATGAACCGTTTATGCAGGGCATCAAAGGCCTGACCGACCTGAAGCTGCGCACCAGCTACGGTGTGGCCGGCAACGACCCCTCTGGACCCTACGCCACCCAGACCACGCTCACACGCATTGCCTTTGGCTACGACGAGGTGTCGTACCCGGCTTACACGTTTTCGCGTAGCGTAGGTAACCCAGACCTAGGGTGGGAGCTTTCCTACACCAAGGACATCGGCTTGGACGTAGGCATCTTCAATGGCCGCCTAGCGGGGTCGATAGACTACTACGACACCCGTACCCGCGACCTGCTGCTGAACCGGGGCCTGCCCCCCACGACGGGCGTAACCACGGTGAAGCAGAACATCGGCCGCACGCGCAACCGGGGCTTGGAAGTCTCGCTGACCAGCACCAACATCAAGGCCAAGGACCTGACCTGGACCAGCACGCTCACCTTCACGCGCAACAAAGAGGAGATTACCGAACTCGTAACCAATGGCAACGACGTGGGCAATGGCTGGTTTATCGGCCAGCCCATTCGCGTGTACTACGACTACGAGAAGCTAGGTATCTGGCAAACCAACGAAGCCGACCAGGCCGCCAAAATCCAGCCCACCCAGGTGCCGGGCGAAATCAAGGTAAAGGACCAGAATGGCGACGGTAAGATTGACGCTATCAACGACCGGATTATCCTGGGCAACCCGCGCCCGAAGTGGAGCGGCGGCCTTGATAACACGTTGCGTTACAAGGGCTTTGATCTGAACTTCTTTATCTACGCCCGTATCGGCCAGATGATTAACTCCGACCGCTCGGCGCGCTTCGACTACCAGGGCATCGGCAACAGCACGGCCGGCCTCGACTATTGGACGCCCGAAAACCCGACCAATGCCTACCCACGTCCTAACAAGAACGGGGGCGGAAAATACCTCTCGACACTAGCTTACCAGAACGGCTCGTTTGGCCGCATCCGCAACGTCACGCTCGGATACAACTTCTCTAAGACGTTGCTGCCGAAGGCGATTAGCGGAGTTCGGGTGTACGTAACGGGCAAGAACCTGTACACCTTCACCAAGCTGAACTATGACCCGGAGCGGGGCGGCGGCGAAAGCTTCCCCATGACCAAACTGTATGTCGTTGGCCTGAACGCCACATTCTAA